Within Pseudomonas brassicacearum, the genomic segment GGCCCATAACCCAGCAGCGAACGGAATTGACTGGAAAAGCGCATGCCACTGGCCGGGTGTTGCAAATCACCGTTGACGACCGTGATATCCCAGCAGCCTTCAGTCAGGGTCGATTGCAGCAACTCCCAGATCTGCGCATCCTGGCGATGTTGCAGCAGCTGCTGGCGGTGTTCGTCCAGACGAGTTTCAAGCAGCTGCTCGCGCTCGCGGGCTGGCTCCAGTTGCTGGCGAGCCCTGTGCAACTCACGCTCGCTGTGCTGCCATTGCAGGGTTTGTGCCTGCAGCTGTGCTTCGACCTGATGCAAGTGTGCCGTCGTGCTCGCCATCTGCTGCGCATGCCGCTCAAGGACGGTGCGCAGTTGCGGATACGCGTCGAGCATTGGCGTGTCCTCCAGTTCGCCGGTCAGCACACGCTGCACCTGTGCAATCAACGCCAGTTTCTGTTTGTTGGTCTGGAGAAACATCGCCCGCCCCTATGCCATCAAGTCGAAACCCGGATCTGATCGCAAACCGGCCGGGCTGGCTTGTTCCTGCCTGCACGCCGCCTTGCACCTGGCTGCCAACCACGCAGGCTGGCAGCCACAGACATACGGCGCGGCAGGCACAGTCAAGCCGGACGCTCCTGTCGGGATTACCCTCGCAGCTTTCCCTATTCGCGATCAGGAAACCCTCATGAGCGATATTGCCCTGCTGCCTCAGGTCGAAGCCTTTCTCGCCAGACATCACGCCCTGTTCATCGACGGTGGTTATGTCCAAAGCCAGAGCAGCCAGACGCTGGACGTCGTCAACCCTGCTACCGGCCAAGTCATCGCCCAGGTCAGCGACGCCGCTCCCGCCGACATTGATGTGGCGGTGGCGTCGTCCCGCCGCGGCTTCAAGCAGTGGTCCCAAACGGCACCTGCGGTCCGCGGCCATGTGCTGCTCAAGTTGGCTGACTTGCTGGAACGCAACCGCGAAGAGCTGGCGCAGATCGAAACCTGCCAGTCGGGGAAGATCATCCACATCTCCCGGGCCTTCGAAGTCGACCAGGCCGCACATTTCCTGCGCTACTACGCCGGCTGGGCGACCAAGATCAACGGCGAGACGATCACCCCCTCATTGCCGTCCTTCGCGGGCGAACGCTACACCGCGTTCACCTTGCGCGAACCGGTCGGTGTGGTGGTCGGTATCGTGCCGTGGAATTTCTCCACCATGATCGCCATCTGGAAACTGGCCTCAGCCCTGGTGACCGGTTGCAGCATCATCATCAAGCCCAGCGAGTTCACCCCACTGACCATCCTGCGCATCGCTGAACTGGCCATCGAGGCCGGCCTTCCAGCCGGTGCCCTGAACGTGCTGACCGGCGGCGGCCAGGTGGGCAAAGGGCTGATCGAACACCCAGGCACCAACAAGGTCTCGTTCACCGGTTCCGTGCCCACCGGCCTGGCGGTGGGCCAGGCGGCCATGGGTGCCGGGTTGACTCGTGCGACCTTGGAGCTGGGCGGGAAGAATGCGGCGGGGTTCCTGCGTGATATCGACCCCGAGGTGGCGGTCAACGGCATCATCGAGGCGGGCTTTCTGCATTCGGGGCAGATCTGCGCTGCAGCGGAACGGTTCTTTGTCCATCGCTCGCAGATCGAGTCGATCATGGACGAACTGGCCCAGCGCCTGAGCAAACTCACCATCGGCTCGCCCCTGGACGAACGCACTGAATTCGGTCCGGTGACCAACCGCCAGCACCAGCACAAACTCGCAGAATTCTTCGCCAAGGCCCGTGCACAGAACAACACCATCGTCCATGGCGGCAAGCTGATCGATGGGCCGGGTTGCTATGTGGAGCCGACCATCATCCTCGCCCATCGCCGCGATGACAGCCTGCTCAACGAAGAAACCTTCGGCCCGATCGCCACGTTCTTCCCTTACGACAGTGAAGAGGAACTGCTGGAGCTGATGAACGATACCCCCTACGGCCTGAGCGCCAGCCTCTGGACCAACGACCTGGGCAAAGCCCTGCGCATGGTCCCCGCCATCGAAGCCGGTACGGTCTGGGTGAACATGCACACCCTGCTCGACCCGGCCGTGCCTTTTGGCGGCAGCAAATCTTCTGGGATAGGCCGTGAATTCGGCAGTGCATTCATTGACGACTACACCGAGCTGAAATCGGTGATGATCCGCTACTGAGGTTCAAAGGCTCTGGGACAACACCCAGAGCCCTGCCCAGCAAAATCCCCTTGTTCAGCAATGGGTATACACGCCCAAAAACGCCAGGCCAATTCAGCCCCGAACCCACCGTTGCTGCCGGCTCAGTTCAGGCTTTTTTAAAAACACCTTCTGCGGCAACAGCAACCAGGCCAACGCCGGCAGCAGGATCAAGGCGCCCAGCATGTTCACCAAAAACATGAAGGCCAGCAAAATTCCCATATCCGCCTGGAACTTGATCGGCGAAAAAGCCCAGGTCGACACCGCCACAGCCAAAGTCATGCCCGTCAGCAACACCACTTTGCCGGTGAACAGCAGCGCCTGGTAATACGCCTGGGCCAGGGTGTCGCCGGCACGCATTCGCGCCAGGATCACGCTCAACACATAGAGTGCATAATCGACCCCGATGCCCACCCCCAGTGCAATGACCGGCAGTGTCGCGACTTTCACCCCCATGCCCAGCCCCACCATCAGCGCCTCGCACAGGATCGAGGTGAGCATCAGCGGCAACATCGCGCACAGGGTTGCGCGCCAGCTGCGGAAGGTCAGCAAACATAACAGGCTGACCGCGCCGTAGACCCAGAACAGCATCTCGCGCATGGATTTCTTCACCACGATATTGGTCGCCGCTTCGATCCCCGCACTGCCGGCCGCGAGCATGAACTTGACCTCCGGCATCGGATGCCCGGCAATGAAGTGCTCACTGGCTTCCACTACCCGGTTCAGGGTGTCAGCCTTGTGGTCGGCCAGGTAGACGTACAGCGACAGCATCGAACAGCCCTGATTGAACAGCTCTCGCGGGGCGCGGGTTTGCACGGCCCCCAGTGCGCCGTCATTGGGGATCAGTTCATACCATTTGAAGTTGCCTTCGTTATAACCGGCCGTGGCGATCTTGCTCAGCGCAGCCATCGAGGTGGTCGATTCCACGCCGGGCAATTGCTCCAGTTGCCAGGCCAGCGCATCCACCGCCGACAGGCTGGCGTAACGGGTGCATTGATCTTCCGGGGTCTTGATCATGACCACGAAAATATCCGAGCTGGCCGCATAGTTCTGGGTCATGAACAACGCATCGCGGTTGTAGCGCGAGTCGGCACGCAACTCCGGGGCACCTGGGTCCAGGTCGCCGATTTTCAGGTGCAGGCTCACGGCAAACCCAAACGCGGCCAACAGCAGGCCCGCCAACATGCCGCCAATGGCCCAGCGCCGTTGGGTGAACAAATCGAGCATACGCCACAAGGGATGCTTGATCTGCGCTTGTTGCTCGGTGGTTTCCGAGCTCAGGCTGCGTTGCGCCGCCGCCGGGCTGACGCCGATATAGCTGAGCAGGATCGGCAACAGGATCAGGTTGGTGAAGATCAACACCGCCACCCCGAGGCTTGCGGTGATCGCCAGGTCCTGGATGACCCGAATGTTGATCAACAGCAACACGGCGAAGCCCACCGCATCACAGAGCAAAGCGGTGATGCCGGCGGCGAACAATCGGCGGAAGGTATAGCGCGCGGCAACCACCCGGTGAGTGCCACGGCCGATGTCCTGCATGATGCCATTCATCTTCTGCGCGCCATGGCTCATGCCGATGGCGAACACCAGGAACGGCACCAATGCCGAGTACGGGTCCAGCTCATAACCGAGCAGGGCCAGAAGCCCCAGTTGCCAAAGCACCGCCGCCAATGAACAGATCACCACCACCAAGGTGCTTCGCGCACAACGGGTGTAGCCAAACAGCACCAGTACCGTCACCAGTACCGCCACCACGAAGAACAGCAGTACCTGGGTCATCCCCTCGATCAGGTCGCCGACGATCTTGGTAAAGCCGGTGATATGGATCCGCAGGTCGTCAGTCTGGTACTTGTCTCGCAACGCCTCCAGTTGCCGGGAAAACTCGCCATAGTCCAGCGCCTTGCCCGTCTGCGGATTGATTTCCAGCAGTGGCACGAAGATCACGCTGGACTTGAAGTTGCCGGCGACCAATTGACCGACTTCACCGGAGCGGGCCACATTGGTCCGCACCTGCTCGAGGCTGGTGGCCGAGCCGTCGTAGTCATCGGGGATCACCGTGCCGCCGTCGAGCCCGTCTTCGGTCACCGCGGTCCAGCGTGTGGTCGGGGTCCATAAGGATTTCATGTAGGGGCGGTCGACACCCGGCAGCAGATAGAGCTCGTCGTTGAGCCTGGCCAGGGTGTCGAGGTAGTCCTTGGTGAAGATACTCCCCTGCTTGACCTCCACGGCGATGCGCAGCGAGTTGCCCAGGCCACTCAGCTCCTTGCGATTCTCCAGGAAATTGGCGACGTAGGGATGCCCCGTGGGGATGGTCTTCTCGTAGCTGGCATTGATGCCGATGCGCGTGGCTTGCCAACCGAGCACCAACGTCACCAACAGGCACAGCAGGATCACCAGCGGTCGATGGTTGAAGATCGCCCGCTCAGCGAAGTTGCCTGACGTCCGGTCAAAGTCTTCCTGGCGGCCGATCACGGTTTGGATTCTGTCGTCTTTCAAGTTTGACTCCTGTTGCACGAGCCGTGGCCCGATAGCGCTACACCGTGAAGTTTCAAGGTTGACCTGCGGCCCGCGGATCCTGGTCAGCGGCCACGCCGGTCAAACCGACGCTGGCCAGGCTGCCGTCGACTGCCTGTTGCACGGCAGCGACCGTCCCGCCGCTACGGCTTTGTCGCTTGTCAAAGCTGCGCCCCTGGTCGTGACTGAATAAAAGTTCACCACTCTGGCTGGCCAATAACAGGCCGCCGTCGCGCAGTTCGAGGGCGCTTGCCAGTGTCGATTCGATACCGGTGTCAAGGCGTCGCCAACTGTTGCCACGATCACCGGACCACCAGGCGTTTCCACGCAAGCCATAGACCACCAAGGCGCCATCGCGGGTGCCGAGCAGACCGAAGAAGCTGCCCTCATACGGTGACTTCAAAGCCTGGAATGACTGCCCGGCATCGGTCGAACGCAACAGCAGTCCGCGCTCGCCCACCAGCCACAGATCGTTGCCCAAGGCGCGGATGCCATACAGGTTCAAGCCCTGTGGATTGTCCACATGCCGCATCCACGGCTGCCAGCTTCGCCCGCCGTCGTCGGTACGGTAGATCTGGTTGTAGGCGCCCACGACGTAGCCGTGCAGGCGGTCACTGAAGTACAGGTCGAGAAACGGTTTATCCGGTCCGTCCTCGAGCAGGCGCCGTGCCTGTGCCAAGTGGCTGGCACCGCCCGGTTGATCGGCATCGCGCTCAGCAACCTGCACCGCCAATGCGATGGCACGCTCACCGTCGAGTTGCTTTTGCCAGGTTTGCCCGCCGTCCTGGGTGTGCAGCACCACGCCCAGATGACCGACCGCCCAGCCCTGCTCGGCATCGACGAATTGCACCGCCGTCAGGCTGACGCTGACCGGCACCTTGGCCTGGCGCCAACTCATTCCAGCGTCATCGGAGAGCAGCACGATCCCGCGCTCACCGACCGCCACCAGGCGTTCGCCGGCCCGGGCCAGCCCGAGCAATACCGCACGCTGGGCCTTGGCGGTCGGCAATGCCGGCTGTTGCAGCACGGCCAATGTCGTGGCCTGTGCAACCAAGGGCACGCTCATCAACAGGCTCGCCACCAAGGCGAAAACACCCCATAGCGGACTGCGCTGCGCAAAGTTTTTTTCAACGTTCATATCGTTATTCCGCCTGGAAAATCGTAAGCGACCGCGGCGAACCTCCTCCTCGCCACGGCCGCCACAGGTTCAACGCATGTTTTCGTTGGCCATGGCATCCGGCGTGAAATAAGACGCCGAAGGTTTCGCAACTTTCTGGTACTGAACCGCCAGGTCGTTGCTCGATGAGTTGAGGAAGTAGGCCCCGGTGTCGAGGTTGTAGCTGCCCCACATGACCTGCGCGGTGAGGACCGGAAGATCTGGCGCCAGCAGCGTCAGCGAATACATTTGCCGGCCGAGTTTGCCCTGGGCGTCATAACCGTCGGCCATCAGGATCTGCCAGGAGTCTTCGTCGACGTAGTAGGTCCGACGCGGCACGACATGACGTTTACCGGGTTTGAGCGTGGCCTCGACCACCCAGACCCGATGCTTCTCCCAACGCACCAGGTCAGGATTGAGAAAGTTCGCCTTGACCAGGTCGTCGCTCTTGGCCAGCGCGGCGCGGTTATTGTTGTAGGCAACGATCAGCTCTTTCTTGCCCATCAGCTTGAGGTCATAACGATCGGTCGGCCCGAACAGCATGAACGCTTCGTCGAACAGGCCGACACCGGAGGTCACGAAGTCCGGCGTGTCATAGGCGATGTTCGGCGCCCGGCGAACCCGACGCTGACCAACCAGATATTGCCAGGCCGCACGCTTGGCCGGGTCCAGGTCCCAATGGGTCATCAGGCCTTCGCCAGCCTTGGACGATGGCAGCTCGGTGAACAGCTTGCCCAGCAGGTACTTGCCCGAATAGTTTTCCAGGCTGCCGCCTTCGACGTAGTAGGGAAACTGATAGGTGTACTGGGCCCGGGTCGCCTGGACTTTCTTGCCGCCGGCGGTCATCAGCCAAGTGTCGAAAGGCGAGCTGATGGTGTCGCCGCCTTGCCAGGACAACCGATAGTTCCACAGCACTTGCGCACCGTTTTCCGGGATCGGAAATGGGATGCCGCCATAAGCGTTGGAGACTTTTTCGCTGTCGACGTCCAATGCGGCGCGGATGGCATTCTTGCTGGTGTTGTCATAGACCCATTGCGGCGCGGCGGCCGAACGATGGGTCGGGTACACGTCCAGGCGATAGTCCGGGTACTTCTTGAGCAACAGCTTGGTGCCTTCGGCCAATTCGCTGGCGTACTGCTCCATGTTCGCGGCTTTGATCGAGTACAGCGGTTTCTCGCCGGCGAACGGGTCGGGACGCTTGTCACCCGGCTTATAGCCGGGCGCGA encodes:
- a CDS encoding aldehyde dehydrogenase family protein produces the protein MSDIALLPQVEAFLARHHALFIDGGYVQSQSSQTLDVVNPATGQVIAQVSDAAPADIDVAVASSRRGFKQWSQTAPAVRGHVLLKLADLLERNREELAQIETCQSGKIIHISRAFEVDQAAHFLRYYAGWATKINGETITPSLPSFAGERYTAFTLREPVGVVVGIVPWNFSTMIAIWKLASALVTGCSIIIKPSEFTPLTILRIAELAIEAGLPAGALNVLTGGGQVGKGLIEHPGTNKVSFTGSVPTGLAVGQAAMGAGLTRATLELGGKNAAGFLRDIDPEVAVNGIIEAGFLHSGQICAAAERFFVHRSQIESIMDELAQRLSKLTIGSPLDERTEFGPVTNRQHQHKLAEFFAKARAQNNTIVHGGKLIDGPGCYVEPTIILAHRRDDSLLNEETFGPIATFFPYDSEEELLELMNDTPYGLSASLWTNDLGKALRMVPAIEAGTVWVNMHTLLDPAVPFGGSKSSGIGREFGSAFIDDYTELKSVMIRY
- a CDS encoding efflux RND transporter permease subunit; amino-acid sequence: MKDDRIQTVIGRQEDFDRTSGNFAERAIFNHRPLVILLCLLVTLVLGWQATRIGINASYEKTIPTGHPYVANFLENRKELSGLGNSLRIAVEVKQGSIFTKDYLDTLARLNDELYLLPGVDRPYMKSLWTPTTRWTAVTEDGLDGGTVIPDDYDGSATSLEQVRTNVARSGEVGQLVAGNFKSSVIFVPLLEINPQTGKALDYGEFSRQLEALRDKYQTDDLRIHITGFTKIVGDLIEGMTQVLLFFVVAVLVTVLVLFGYTRCARSTLVVVICSLAAVLWQLGLLALLGYELDPYSALVPFLVFAIGMSHGAQKMNGIMQDIGRGTHRVVAARYTFRRLFAAGITALLCDAVGFAVLLLINIRVIQDLAITASLGVAVLIFTNLILLPILLSYIGVSPAAAQRSLSSETTEQQAQIKHPLWRMLDLFTQRRWAIGGMLAGLLLAAFGFAVSLHLKIGDLDPGAPELRADSRYNRDALFMTQNYAASSDIFVVMIKTPEDQCTRYASLSAVDALAWQLEQLPGVESTTSMAALSKIATAGYNEGNFKWYELIPNDGALGAVQTRAPRELFNQGCSMLSLYVYLADHKADTLNRVVEASEHFIAGHPMPEVKFMLAAGSAGIEAATNIVVKKSMREMLFWVYGAVSLLCLLTFRSWRATLCAMLPLMLTSILCEALMVGLGMGVKVATLPVIALGVGIGVDYALYVLSVILARMRAGDTLAQAYYQALLFTGKVVLLTGMTLAVAVSTWAFSPIKFQADMGILLAFMFLVNMLGALILLPALAWLLLPQKVFLKKPELSRQQRWVRG
- a CDS encoding WD40/YVTN/BNR-like repeat-containing protein, whose translation is MNVEKNFAQRSPLWGVFALVASLLMSVPLVAQATTLAVLQQPALPTAKAQRAVLLGLARAGERLVAVGERGIVLLSDDAGMSWRQAKVPVSVSLTAVQFVDAEQGWAVGHLGVVLHTQDGGQTWQKQLDGERAIALAVQVAERDADQPGGASHLAQARRLLEDGPDKPFLDLYFSDRLHGYVVGAYNQIYRTDDGGRSWQPWMRHVDNPQGLNLYGIRALGNDLWLVGERGLLLRSTDAGQSFQALKSPYEGSFFGLLGTRDGALVVYGLRGNAWWSGDRGNSWRRLDTGIESTLASALELRDGGLLLASQSGELLFSHDQGRSFDKRQSRSGGTVAAVQQAVDGSLASVGLTGVAADQDPRAAGQP
- a CDS encoding DUF1329 domain-containing protein — translated: MQNTAFLNTCVLTLALAGMGLAQAAVSPEQAARLKTDLTPLGGERAGNADGSIPAWQGGYTQVAPGYKPGDKRPDPFAGEKPLYSIKAANMEQYASELAEGTKLLLKKYPDYRLDVYPTHRSAAAPQWVYDNTSKNAIRAALDVDSEKVSNAYGGIPFPIPENGAQVLWNYRLSWQGGDTISSPFDTWLMTAGGKKVQATRAQYTYQFPYYVEGGSLENYSGKYLLGKLFTELPSSKAGEGLMTHWDLDPAKRAAWQYLVGQRRVRRAPNIAYDTPDFVTSGVGLFDEAFMLFGPTDRYDLKLMGKKELIVAYNNNRAALAKSDDLVKANFLNPDLVRWEKHRVWVVEATLKPGKRHVVPRRTYYVDEDSWQILMADGYDAQGKLGRQMYSLTLLAPDLPVLTAQVMWGSYNLDTGAYFLNSSSNDLAVQYQKVAKPSASYFTPDAMANENMR